TTCTAGTTTTGACAGAACCTATTCATGGTTATTTAATAATGCAAAAGGTGGCAGAAATTACCGATAATAATATTATTATCGGCCCTGCGACAATGTATACGACTTTAGGAAAAATGGTTTCTGTTGGCTGGATAGAAGATAAAGAGATTGATAATTCGAAAAAAGAATATCATATTACTCCAAAAGGTATGGAAGTTTTGGAGAAAAATTTAAAACTTCGACAGTTTTTATTGGATGTAGCTAAGAAGTTTATAGGTGGTGGAAGTGATGAGTAAATATAAGGTGATACATACATTCGCTTTAACAAATAAAAGATTCATGAGAAAGTTAGAAAGATATAGTGCTAGGGGCTGGCATTTTAAAAAGTTTCTAGTATTCTTCATTTTATTAGAAAAAGGAGAAAAAATTAACTATAAATATGAATTGGTATATGATAAAAAGTTCGATGCTGAACGAGAAGATTTTTATAAGTTTAACGGTTGGAAAGTAGTTAGAAATAGTTTTTTCTGGCAAATATTACGCGGAGAACCTACGGCAACTACACTATATACAGATAATTTGAGTGAAGAATACATGTGGCTATATAGAATAAGATTTAATGGGAAAATCATGTTAGGATGCTTTTTTCTAGCTTTGATTACACATTTAATAAATAAATTTTTAATGCCATCTGAAGTAATTGATTTTATTACAGGAATGTCTTTTGGCTTTGGTCTAGGACTAGGTGCTGTAAATATAGCGTTCTTTATAAAATATTTATTTTTGAAGAGAAGAAAGGATTGAATTTATGAAGTATAAATATGTTCCTGTATTTATAAGTTATGATAAAGTAGCGGATAAAATGAATCGCTTTGCTGCTAAGGGATATGAATACGATAAAGAGGTTATAGTGGCAATTAGAATGAAGAAAGTCTCAGAGACTAGCGACAAGCAATACAAATTTATCTTTGATAAACAGTTTACACCTGAGATAGAAGAGTATTATAAAGCAACTGGTTGGAAGCTTCATAAGTTTCAATTTTATGATTTGTTTAGGCTAGCTGAAGGGACTTCTAGTTCGTATCCAATATATACTGATACCGAGACGGAATTAGAGTTTGTTAAGTATAGATTGTTAAGATTTATAGTTTTGTTTGTTTTAACAAATATAATAGGGGTATTGTATTTTACTAATATTAAATGGGTAATTAATAGTGGAATACCTGATTTATTAGCCATGTTAATAGGTGGATTAATAGGTGGTATATTTGGTTACTGTATAGGAGGACTTGGAATGTTTGTGTCGAAATATTTCAAGTTGAAAAAAGAAATAAAAAATAATGATGAATAAAAAAGGGATATAACTTTTAAAAAGTTAGGAAATGAGGTAAGGGCTATGATTTTAGAATTTAAAAATGTAGAGAAAAGCTTTGGGAATAAGAAGGTTCTTAAAGGTGTTAGCTTCACAGCGAAAAGTGGGGTAGCTAACGGATATTTAGGACGAAATGGTAGTGGTAAAACTACAAGTTTTAGAATTTTGTTAGATATATTTAAACCTGACAAAGGGGAGATTTTACTAGATGGGAAACCTTTAGATCACAATAAGGTAAAAATTGGGTATCTACCAGAAGAACGCGGAATGTACGATGGAGTTGGATTAGTAGATCAGCTTACGTACTTCGGAATGCTAAAAGGTATGAAGAAGAAAGCAGCACAAACAGAAGCGAAAAAATGGTTAGAGTACTTCGAATTAGAAGATAACAAACAAGCATTAAAAACATTATCTAAAGGTAATGCACAAAAAATTCAAATTATTCAAAGTGTTATGAATGATCCGGATATTCTTGTTTTTGACGAACCATTCAGTGGACTTGATCCGGTGAACGTATCAAAGTTAAAAGAAATAATTACAGACTTTATCAAAAAAGATAAACTAGTTATTTTCTCATCTCACCAAATGCCAGTTGTAGAAACTTTTTGTGAAGACATTAATATACTAGAAAAAGGGGAAATTACTTTAAGTGGAAATCTAGATTATATTAAAAAACAACTTGGGCATGGAAAAATGATTTTGAGTGTTAGTAATTTAGAAAAAGAAGAATTGCTTGCTAATCTAAGATCTATACCATTAGGTATCGAATACTCATTAGTACCAGAGGGAGTGCTTCTTGATTTTAAAGAAGAGGGATCTAAAAAAGAACTATTAGCAAAACTTGCAGGAAGTAGCTTTAATATAGAAGAATTTAAACTTTATAAACCATCGTTAGAAGATATATTCAAAGAACAGGTAGGTAAGTAGTTATGAAGAATTTTAGTACAGTATTTAATTTCGAGTTAAAACAATTTTTCGCAAAGAAAGCGACAAAAGTTATTATGGCAATATACTTCGTTATCGCTATAGGTATAACATTTGTACCATCGATTGCGAACAGTAATCTTTTCAAAGGTGATAGCAATGATAATTTCAATCGTAGTGCTTATGTTGTAAAAGATGTAAGTATAAAATTAGACGATTTGAAAGAAGCTAAAAAATACGACAATAAAGAAGCTTTAGAAAAAGATATTAAAGATAATAAACTTGATGAAGGTATCGTCTTAACAAAAGATAGTTATGAGTATTTATCTAAACAATCTATCTTTAGTAAAGGTGGTAGTGAATTCAAAGAAGCTTTTGGAAAAAATGTAGAAAAATTAGTCTATAAACAAAACGGTTTAGATTATGATAAAGTAAACAATGTGAAATCACATCTTCCTCAACCTGTACCTGTAAATGTAAGTGGAGATTCTGATGCTCAAACTCAAGCGGTGAATGTAGTAGTAGTTTATGTTCTTACATTTATCGTCTATATGACAGTAATTCAATTCGGTAGTGTTGTTGCGACAAACGTTGTTAAAGAAAAAAGCAATAGAGCGATGGAACTGTTAGTAGTTACTGTAAGTCCAAGAACACTTATCGTAGGGAAAGTACTAGCTTTATCAGTTGCGGTACTTATTCAAATGGGGTTAATAATTGGTGGATTATTCGCAGGTCTAAAAATTAATGGTTCTAAATATAGTGATAATATTAAACATATTTTACAAAATGTAGACTTAAAAGTTCTTGGTGTGGGATTAGCGTTCGCCTTAACTGGATTTGTGATGTTTATGTTTATGTACGCTGCATTCGCTTCACTAGTTAGTAAGATTGAAGATGTCAATGGAGCGATAACTGTGCCGATGTTACTGTTTATGGGAGCATTCTTCGTAAACTACTATATTATGGGTTCAACAGGAGATACTAAACTTGCAGAGATTTTATCATATGTTCCATTCACATCATACTTTGTAATGTTTACACGTTATGCGATAAGTCATGTTTCTATACATGATTTAGCAGTATCTTATGGTATTCTAGTCGCAAGTACATTAATAGTAGCCCTTCTTAGTGTTAGAGTATATAGACTAGCAACATTAAGATATGGTCAAAAATTAAACTTCTTCAAATTATTATTTGGTAAATAGGAGAATATACTGAAGAAAAGATTCAAATGTTGAGTCTTTTCTTTTTTCTTTTTACCTAATAAAAAGGTATAATATAAAAATAGAAAATTATAAAATAAGGAGGTTACTCTTATGAGTGAGTTGAAAAGAACGATAGGTTTTATGCCTGCCTTTATGACGGTTATAGGCTCGGTAATAGGAGCAGGTGTGTTTTTTAAAGCAGCTGTTATTTATAAGACTACAGGGACGATGAGTCTAGGGTTACTAGCGTGGATCCTTGCTGGTATTATTACGATTTGTGCAGGTCTTACAGTTGCGGAACTTGCAGCGTCTATTCCTGAAGTTGGAGGGATGGTCGTTTGGATAGAAAGAACTTATGGGAAAACTGCTGCGTTCTTATTAGGATGGGCGCAGTCGGTAATTTATTTCCCTGCGATGATTGCAGCACTTGCGGTTATTTTCTCTACACAAGTTTTAAACTTATTAAATTTAGATAAAGCATGGCATTTACCTATAGCTTTTGCAGCAGCTGCATCATTAATGTTTTTAAACTTTTTAGGTGGGAAAATTGGAGGGGTAATTCAGACAGTAGCTACTATTTGTAAATTAATACCGTTAATAGTAATTATTGCATTTGGATTATTCCAAAGCGATTCACAGCCGCTACAATTATTCCCTGTAGAAGCGGGGAAAGATATTTCATTTGCTAGTGGATTAGGTGGGGCTTTACTTGCTGCGATGTTCGCATATGAAGGATGGACTAACGTAGGAAGTATGGCAGGAGAGATGAAAAATCCTAAAAAAGATTTACCAAGAGCAATCTTCTTAGGTTTAGCTGTTGTTATGGCGGTCTATGTACTAATAAATGTAGCTTATCTTATGACTTTACCTTTAGATCATGTTGCAGGTAATCAAACTGTGGCTAGTGAAGTAGCTGCGAAGTTATTTGGTGGTATTGGTGGTAAGATTATCACTATTGGAATATTAATCAGTGTATATGGAGCGATTAACGGATTCTCAATGGCTGGGATTCGAGTACCTTATGCAATGGCGAAAAGTGAACAGATTCCATTTAAAAATGTATGGACGAAGTTAAACAAAGGTGCTGTGCCGGTGAATGCAGGATTATTACTTTTAGTAATAGCATTTTTAATGATGCTGACTGGTAGTTTTGATATGTTAACTGATTTATTAGTATTCGTAATGTGGTTCTTCTACACTGCAACATTCCTTGCGGTAATTATACTACGTAAAAAAGAACCAAAATTAGAAAGACCATATAGAGTACCTTTATACCCAATAGTTCCTATAATAGCTATTCTTGGTGGGGTGTATACTTTAGTAAGTACTTTAATCTCACAAACATCATTAGCTATGGGAGGAATAGCCCTAACATTAATAGGATTATTATTCTATACAGAATTACATAAGAAATTCAAAAAATAATAAAAAAAACATCGCATATTAGAGAACCTAGTATGCGATGTTTTGGAGTTATTTGTTTCTATTTTATGAATTTATTTTTTCAGAATATGTTTAATTTACGAATGAAATTTACTATTATTAACAAGTTGAAAACATTGATATAGCAACTCTCATAAATAGTTGATTATATATATTTAATTTGATATAATCAAAATCGGAGAGAGAAGTTAGGGAGCATTATAGTTTCCGATGAAGATGGTGGCTACTTCAATTTGAAAGGGGATGGTGCTATGTCCGCATACACTAAAATCTTGAAGAAAGGAGTAGCAAGTTGTCACCTTACGAAATAGTACAAACTATTATTGGTATAAATCTATTGATTGCAACAATAGTTGGAGTGTGCTTAACAGCGTTCAAAAATGACAATAAAAAATAACCATCTTTAACTTTAGCCGGTTAGATGGTTATTATTATAACTAACTAATTGAGCCACCGTCTTTAAAACGGCTCTCTCTTTTATGATTTTATTCTAACATAAATATCTAATAAGTTCAATGAATAAATAAGGTCATAGTTAAATTTATTGAAATTTGCTGAAATTAGTAATACTACTAAAGTAAATAATATAACATCGCATATTAGAGAACCTAGTATGCGATGTTTTGTTGTTATTTATTTCTATTTTCTAAGTAGTCTGCAATTGCGGCTACGTCTTTGTCTCCACGTCCAGATACGTTAACGATAATTATTTTATCTTTATCTAGTTTTGGAGCACGTTTGATTACTTCTGCAAGTGCGTGTGAACTTTCGATCGCTGGGATAATTCCTTCTGTTCTAGTTAATAGAAGTAAGGCATCGACAGCTTCATCGTCAGTTGCACTTACGTATTCAGCACGTTTTGCATCTTTTAGGAATGAGTGTTCAGGTCCGATACCTGGGTAGTCTAATCCTGGAGAGATTGAGTAAACAGGTTTTACTGAACCATCTTCGTTGAATAGTGCGTAAGTTTTCATACCATCAACAACTCCAACAGTTCCTAAAGTAAGTGTTGCTGCATGACGATCTGTATCAAGACCACGACCAGCAGCTTCAACTCCTAGTAATGCTACTTCTTCGTGAGGGATGAACTCAGCAAAAGCTCCGATTGCGTTAGATCCACCACCTACACAAGCTACTACTAAGTCAGGTAGACGTCCTTCTTTTTCTAGGATTTGACGTTTTGCTTCTTTACTGATAACTTTTTGGAAGTCTTTTACGATAGTTGGGTATGGGTGAGGTCCAACTGCTGATCCTAGTACGTAGAAAGTATCGTCGATATTTTCAATCCATGCTTTGAATGCAGCGTCAACAGCTTCTTTAAGAGTTTTTTCTCCTTCTTGAGCTGCGTGAACTTTTGCCCCTAGCATTTCCATTCTAAATACGTTTAGTCTTTGTCTTTCTACATCAAGAGCTCCCATGTAGATTTCACATTCCATACCGAATTTCGCAGCGGCAGCGGCAGTAGCTACACCGTGTTGACCTGCTCCTGTTTCAGCGATAACTTTCTTTTTACCCATACGTTTTGCAAGTAAAATTTGTCCGATAACGTTGTTAAGTTTGTGTGCCCCAAGGTGGTTTAAATCTTCACGTTTAAGGTAAATTTTTGCTCCACCAAGGTGGTTTGTTAAACTCTCAGCGTAGTATAGTGGAGTTTCACGTCCTGAGTAATCTTTTAAGTAGTGAGCGTATTCTGCTAAAAACTCTTCATCATCTTTATATTTGTCATAAGCTGCTTCTAGTTCATCTAGAGCTTTTTGTACAACTTCAGGTACGAAGCTTCCTCCAAATTCTCCAAAGTATCCTTTTAAGTTGTTTAAGTTATTTTCTAAGTTTGTCATAATTGTTTATTTCCTTTCGAATTGCCTATAAGATTTATTTAAATTTTTTATTTTACCCCAAAAAGAAAAGACCGTATAGAATTCTATACGGCCCTTTTGCGAAATTTAAAACGATTTTTCTACAGCCGACATAGACACTTTTTAGAGTACACTAAAGTTGTGTCTACGTCATAAAAACATACACACAACATTATCTACGCCAGTTTTGCCAAGATTTTAAAGTTGTTGTTTGTTTCATTTGTAGTTCCTCCTTTTCGTTTTTGTTGTTTTTATTATACACATGATTATCAGGAAAATCAATAATTATTTTAAAAATTTTCTGAAAATTATTAGAAAATCTTCTTGGGATAATGATAATTCTATAATAGGGTGTAGTATCTTGAATGAAATCTATATTATTGTAACAGATGTTTCAGTAAGTGTAATACAATATATATTTCAAAAAGATTTGTCTAAGAAATAGCGTTTTTATTATTTTTTTTATTAAAACAGCGATATTGTAATTTTTAAAACAGATTAAATAAGTTAAATTTATTACTATTTTAATGGTATATTTATTGATATTTCTTATTATTTATTATAAAATATCGATAGTGATAATTATTATCACAAAATAAAGAAAAGAGGTATGAATAAATGAGTAAAATTGTAGTAGTCGGAGCAAACCATGCAGGGACAGCATGTGTTAATAAAATTTTAGCAACATATGGTGATAAAAATGAAGTGGTAGTTTTTGACCAAAACTCAAATATTTCATTTTTAGGATGTGGAATGGCTTTATGGATTGGAAAGCAAATTTCAGGTCCAGAAGGATTGTTTTATGCTAGTAAAGAGTCTTTAGAAGAAGCAGGAGCCAAAGTATATATGAATTCTCCTGTTGAGTCTGTTGACTATGATAAAAAAGAAGTACACGTACTATTAGATGGAAAAACAAAACACGTTGAAGGTTATGATAAACTAATATTTGCGACTGGATCGACACCTATCTTACCTCCAATTAAAGGAGCAGAAATTGTGCCAGGGAACAGAGAGTTTAAAGCTACATTAGAGAATTTACAATTTGTTAAGTTATACCAAAACTCTGAAGAGGTAATTAATAAACTTAATGCTAATCCAGATATTAAACGTGTAGCAGTGGTAGGTGCAGGATATATTGGTGTAGAACTTGCAGAAGCATTTGAACGTTTAGGAAAAGAAGTAACTGTAGTAGATATAGTAGATACATGTCTTGCTGGATATTATGACCCTGAATTTTCTAATTTAATGAAGAAAAATCTAGAAGATCATGGTATTAAATTAGCGTTTGGACAAAAAGTAGAAGCTATTGAAGGTGATGGAAAAGTTGAAAGATTAATTACTGATAAGGAAACATTTGATGTAGATATGGTTGTATTAGCTGTAGGTTTCCGTCCAAATACTGCATTAGGTGATGGCAAAATTGAATTATTCCGTAATGGAGCATTCTTAGTTAATAAAAAACAAGAAACAAGCATAAAAGACGTATATGCTATTGGAGATTGTGCAACTGTATATGACAATGCAGTTGGTGATACAAACTACATTGCCTTAGCATCTAACGCAGTTCGTACTGGATTAGTTGCAGCTCTAAATGCTGGAGGTGATGGAGATGTAGTCGAATCAGCAGGTGTTCAAGGTTCGAATGGTATTTGTATCTATGACCTGAAAATGGTATCTACTGGTTTAACATTAGAAAAAGCAAAACGATTTGGTTATAATGCAGCTGTGACAGAATATACAGACTTACAAAAACCAGAATTTATAGAAC
This is a stretch of genomic DNA from Gemella haemolysans. It encodes these proteins:
- a CDS encoding PadR family transcriptional regulator, which translates into the protein MAKLSPYETGELTDSIFFTLLVLTEPIHGYLIMQKVAEITDNNIIIGPATMYTTLGKMVSVGWIEDKEIDNSKKEYHITPKGMEVLEKNLKLRQFLLDVAKKFIGGGSDE
- a CDS encoding DUF2812 domain-containing protein, with translation MSKYKVIHTFALTNKRFMRKLERYSARGWHFKKFLVFFILLEKGEKINYKYELVYDKKFDAEREDFYKFNGWKVVRNSFFWQILRGEPTATTLYTDNLSEEYMWLYRIRFNGKIMLGCFFLALITHLINKFLMPSEVIDFITGMSFGFGLGLGAVNIAFFIKYLFLKRRKD
- a CDS encoding DUF2812 domain-containing protein, with translation MKYKYVPVFISYDKVADKMNRFAAKGYEYDKEVIVAIRMKKVSETSDKQYKFIFDKQFTPEIEEYYKATGWKLHKFQFYDLFRLAEGTSSSYPIYTDTETELEFVKYRLLRFIVLFVLTNIIGVLYFTNIKWVINSGIPDLLAMLIGGLIGGIFGYCIGGLGMFVSKYFKLKKEIKNNDE
- a CDS encoding ABC transporter ATP-binding protein; this translates as MILEFKNVEKSFGNKKVLKGVSFTAKSGVANGYLGRNGSGKTTSFRILLDIFKPDKGEILLDGKPLDHNKVKIGYLPEERGMYDGVGLVDQLTYFGMLKGMKKKAAQTEAKKWLEYFELEDNKQALKTLSKGNAQKIQIIQSVMNDPDILVFDEPFSGLDPVNVSKLKEIITDFIKKDKLVIFSSHQMPVVETFCEDINILEKGEITLSGNLDYIKKQLGHGKMILSVSNLEKEELLANLRSIPLGIEYSLVPEGVLLDFKEEGSKKELLAKLAGSSFNIEEFKLYKPSLEDIFKEQVGK
- a CDS encoding ABC transporter permease, with the translated sequence MKNFSTVFNFELKQFFAKKATKVIMAIYFVIAIGITFVPSIANSNLFKGDSNDNFNRSAYVVKDVSIKLDDLKEAKKYDNKEALEKDIKDNKLDEGIVLTKDSYEYLSKQSIFSKGGSEFKEAFGKNVEKLVYKQNGLDYDKVNNVKSHLPQPVPVNVSGDSDAQTQAVNVVVVYVLTFIVYMTVIQFGSVVATNVVKEKSNRAMELLVVTVSPRTLIVGKVLALSVAVLIQMGLIIGGLFAGLKINGSKYSDNIKHILQNVDLKVLGVGLAFALTGFVMFMFMYAAFASLVSKIEDVNGAITVPMLLFMGAFFVNYYIMGSTGDTKLAEILSYVPFTSYFVMFTRYAISHVSIHDLAVSYGILVASTLIVALLSVRVYRLATLRYGQKLNFFKLLFGK
- a CDS encoding APC family permease, with amino-acid sequence MSELKRTIGFMPAFMTVIGSVIGAGVFFKAAVIYKTTGTMSLGLLAWILAGIITICAGLTVAELAASIPEVGGMVVWIERTYGKTAAFLLGWAQSVIYFPAMIAALAVIFSTQVLNLLNLDKAWHLPIAFAAAASLMFLNFLGGKIGGVIQTVATICKLIPLIVIIAFGLFQSDSQPLQLFPVEAGKDISFASGLGGALLAAMFAYEGWTNVGSMAGEMKNPKKDLPRAIFLGLAVVMAVYVLINVAYLMTLPLDHVAGNQTVASEVAAKLFGGIGGKIITIGILISVYGAINGFSMAGIRVPYAMAKSEQIPFKNVWTKLNKGAVPVNAGLLLLVIAFLMMLTGSFDMLTDLLVFVMWFFYTATFLAVIILRKKEPKLERPYRVPLYPIVPIIAILGGVYTLVSTLISQTSLAMGGIALTLIGLLFYTELHKKFKK
- a CDS encoding putative holin-like toxin, which gives rise to MSPYEIVQTIIGINLLIATIVGVCLTAFKNDNKK
- the trpB gene encoding tryptophan synthase subunit beta, with amino-acid sequence MTNLENNLNNLKGYFGEFGGSFVPEVVQKALDELEAAYDKYKDDEEFLAEYAHYLKDYSGRETPLYYAESLTNHLGGAKIYLKREDLNHLGAHKLNNVIGQILLAKRMGKKKVIAETGAGQHGVATAAAAAKFGMECEIYMGALDVERQRLNVFRMEMLGAKVHAAQEGEKTLKEAVDAAFKAWIENIDDTFYVLGSAVGPHPYPTIVKDFQKVISKEAKRQILEKEGRLPDLVVACVGGGSNAIGAFAEFIPHEEVALLGVEAAGRGLDTDRHAATLTLGTVGVVDGMKTYALFNEDGSVKPVYSISPGLDYPGIGPEHSFLKDAKRAEYVSATDDEAVDALLLLTRTEGIIPAIESSHALAEVIKRAPKLDKDKIIIVNVSGRGDKDVAAIADYLENRNK
- the nox gene encoding H2O-forming NADH oxidase, encoding MSKIVVVGANHAGTACVNKILATYGDKNEVVVFDQNSNISFLGCGMALWIGKQISGPEGLFYASKESLEEAGAKVYMNSPVESVDYDKKEVHVLLDGKTKHVEGYDKLIFATGSTPILPPIKGAEIVPGNREFKATLENLQFVKLYQNSEEVINKLNANPDIKRVAVVGAGYIGVELAEAFERLGKEVTVVDIVDTCLAGYYDPEFSNLMKKNLEDHGIKLAFGQKVEAIEGDGKVERLITDKETFDVDMVVLAVGFRPNTALGDGKIELFRNGAFLVNKKQETSIKDVYAIGDCATVYDNAVGDTNYIALASNAVRTGLVAALNAGGDGDVVESAGVQGSNGICIYDLKMVSTGLTLEKAKRFGYNAAVTEYTDLQKPEFIEHDNHEVKIKIVYDKDSRVILGAQIASKEDISMGIHLFSLAIQEKVTIEKLALTDIFFLPHFNKPYNYITMAALSAKE